ACGAAGAGGCCGCGGTCTCCATCGACGTCAACCAGGCCGAAGCCGACGATAAATTCGTAACCCCCCAAAACGACGTTATGGCCGACCGCCGCGTCGAGCTTTACAGCGAGCTGCTCAGGCCGAAATAGCCGCCGCCCGGCTCCCACCCGGCCCGCGTCGCGGGCCTTATTTTTTACCCCGGCCGGCCATCGCGACGAGCTCGTCGCACGTGAGGACGTACGCGAAACCGTACGCCAGGTTCAGGAGCGAGCTCCGGTGAAAATCGAGGCTCGGCGCCGCGGTGCCGTCGGCGGCGAAGAAGACGCGGAAGTCGCGCATGAACGCGTCGCGCGCGGTGCTCTCGCAGCACAGGTTGGTCATGACGCCCGTTATCGCCAGGTCCTTTACGCCCGCCTCCCGCAGCCTTTGCTCGAGGTCCGTCGCGACGAACGCGTTGTACCTGATTTTGGGAATAACGACGTCGCCCGGCCGGGGCGCGAGGCCTTCGAATATCGCCGCCTCCCACGTCCCCTCCTTGGGGGACGAGTCCTCCCACCACAAGGCCATCAAGCCGGCATTACCGCCCGCCGGGTCTTCCGCGTGGCGGGTGTAGA
The genomic region above belongs to bacterium and contains:
- a CDS encoding isochorismatase family protein — protein: MVEKLAYDPVAEAPRLLKELAPYNVHQMKLDVPAAALLVVDMQNAFLHPDGPIYLPAGAAIVDAVATVAHAFRAAGRPVFYTRHAEDPAGGNAGLMALWWEDSSPKEGTWEAAIFEGLAPRPGDVVIPKIRYNAFVATDLEQRLREAGVKDLAITGVMTNLCCESTARDAFMRDFRVFFAADGTAAPSLDFHRSSLLNLAYGFAYVLTCDELVAMAGRGKK